A window of Ptychodera flava strain L36383 chromosome 1, AS_Pfla_20210202, whole genome shotgun sequence contains these coding sequences:
- the LOC139140609 gene encoding 1,25-dihydroxyvitamin D(3) 24-hydroxylase, mitochondrial-like has translation MRSSGDIIRRAVLSTNRLHGARSSSLAQAQLDRSDADGTAQSHDNIKPFDAIPGPPSGVLGFILGFYNNWKVDGFRRPWQGIAAGRDLYGPIFKSGLGVFKAVNLFDPRDVEKVLRQEGKYPRRLEFTPWVAYREHRGHSRGVLLFDGADWHRHRSALSKRMLRPKAVSAYTDTVNEVVTDLVTRFRRKGNEANNYVISDIENDLFKYAMDAAGSVLFDSRLSLLDDNLHPEAEAFIRSVHVIFEEFIYLIIVPIKYHKMFNTKSWRNHTEAWDCIFSHAKKLIDAKLEKVKAMLESDAVTEEEADFITYLVLQGKIDTGEIYANMTELLAAAVDTTSNSTLWCLYELARHPEVQEKLFEEIERVIPEGEVPNTTHINKMPYLKASIKETLRIYPPAISVSRRLDHDVVVRGYNIPAEELINLQVMHMCRDPSIFTEPMKFMPERWSRQENDVHAFAALPFGFGPRMCLGRRLAELEMHLLVARIIKNFRLENLKEVEPVMTSLITPSEPTRLRFIPRDLDK, from the exons ATGCGGTCTTCGGGAGACATCATTCGTCGGGCGGTGCTCTCAACGAACAGATTACATGGTGCCCGTAGTTCAAGTCTTGCTCAAGCTCAGCTCGACCGAAGTGATGCTGATGGCACCGCTCAAAGTCATGACAACATCAAACCATTCGACGCCATACCGGGCCCACCTTCGGGTGTTCTCGGCTTCATTCTGGGCTTCTATAATAATTGGAAGGTAGACGGATTTCGGAGGCCATGGCAGGGTATAGCGGCTGGGCGGGACCTGTATGGACCGATTTTCAAATCGGGACTTGGGGTTTTCAAAGCGGTTAACCTTTTTGACCCGAGAGACGTGGAGAAAGTTCTACGCCAGGAAGGGAAGTACCCGCGTCGTTTAGAATTTACACCGTGGGTCGCTTACAGAGAACACCGAGGTCACTCAAGAGGAGTCCTTTTATT TGATGGCGCCGATTGGCACCGTCACCGTTCAGCTCTGAGTAAGCGCATGCTCAGACCCAAGGCTGTTTCGGCGTACACAGACACCGTCAATGAAGTGGTGACTGACCTGGTGACAAGATTCCGACGGAAGGGAAACGAGGCGAACAACTACGTCATCAGTGACATCGAAAATGATCTTTTCAAGTATGCAATGGATG CTGCTGGGAGTGTTCTCTTCGATAGCAGACTTAGTCTTCTGGACGACAATCTGCATCCCGAGGCAGAGGCTTTCATTCGATCCGTTCACGTGATCTTCGAAGAATTCATCTACCTTATAATAGTCCCAAtcaaatatcataaaatgttTAACACTAAAAGCTGGAGGAACCATACTGAAGCTTGGGATTGTATTTTCAGTCACG CCAAGAAGTTGATCGACGCAAAACTTGAGAAGGTCAAGGCGATGCTGGAGAGCGACGCTGTCACTGAAGAAGAAGCCGATTTTATCACTTACCTGGTGTTACAGGGAAAGATTGACACAGGGGagatatatgcaaatatgaCTGAACTTTTAGCTGCAGCTGTTGATACG ACGTCCAATTCAACACTGTGGTGCTTGTACGAATTGGCAAGACACCCTGAGGTACAAGAAAAACTTTTCGAAGAAATAGAAAGAGTGATACCAGAGGGAGAGGTGCCGAACACAACACACATCAACAAGATGCCATACTTGAAGGCGTCTATCAAAGAAACTTTAAG GATTTACCCACCAGCGATTTCAGTCAGTAGGCGCCTAGACCATGATGTCGTCGTTAGGGGTTACAATATACCAGCTGAG GAGCTCATTAACCTTCAAGTCATGCATATGTGTCGAGATCCAAGTATCTTCACCGAGCCCATGAAGTTCATGCCGGAGCGTTGGTCACGACAAGAAAATGATGTGCACGCCTTCGCAGCGTTGCCCTTCGGATTCGGGCCGAGGATGTGTCTCG GCCGTCGACTTGCAGAACTGGAAATGCATTTATTGGTTGCACGG ATCATCAAAAATTTCCGACTCGAAAACTTGAAAGAAGTGGAACCGGTTATGACGTCACTGATTACTCCAAGCGAACCTACCCGTCTGAGATTCATTCCCAGGGACCTGGACAAATGA